In Sporosarcina sp. PTS2304, a genomic segment contains:
- a CDS encoding transposase: protein MNQDTLPFVGIDDFAFKKRMTYGTVLIDLLTHKPLDMLNSREHEQVAAWLSARPEIKLITRDGSKSYAKAVREASHEIVQATDRWHILHQLFDSVKKAVYAHIPAKWIPDSLDETITEKTDREDPLRKSEKIRMENEDKRWARIQQVQALSAQGFQAMAIARELGISRGTVYSDLRQTRKPNHQRGSPYEKYRPLIHSLVKKGQTAKMIEEQCRTEGYTGSMTTLNTMIAKERKKIERKGKEAFSFRQKILSLIWNPDNKDSLDEIAELHPELLTAFPLITKFNELVHSFRELVKSKKDQQLPAWIERQKSIEDKFIRSFINGICQDLDAVTLGIRELWSNGPVEGQVNRLKTIKRMMYGRAGFDVLRNRFLYQW from the coding sequence ATGAACCAGGACACTCTCCCTTTCGTCGGTATTGATGACTTTGCTTTCAAAAAGCGAATGACCTACGGAACCGTTCTGATTGATCTGTTGACCCATAAACCATTGGACATGTTAAATTCAAGAGAGCATGAACAGGTAGCTGCATGGCTTTCCGCCCGTCCGGAAATTAAACTCATTACTCGGGATGGGTCAAAGAGCTATGCGAAAGCCGTCCGCGAAGCTTCACACGAAATAGTACAGGCGACAGACCGCTGGCATATTCTCCATCAACTGTTCGACTCTGTGAAAAAGGCAGTATATGCACATATACCTGCAAAATGGATTCCTGATTCTTTGGATGAGACGATAACTGAAAAAACAGACAGAGAGGATCCTCTTCGTAAAAGCGAAAAGATCAGAATGGAAAACGAAGATAAAAGGTGGGCGCGCATTCAACAGGTTCAAGCTCTGTCTGCGCAAGGATTTCAAGCAATGGCTATTGCCAGGGAGCTTGGCATTTCAAGGGGGACAGTGTATTCAGATTTGCGTCAGACCAGAAAGCCAAACCACCAGAGGGGATCTCCCTATGAAAAATATCGCCCGCTGATCCACTCCCTAGTAAAAAAAGGCCAGACTGCGAAGATGATTGAGGAGCAATGTCGTACAGAAGGCTATACCGGTTCTATGACCACATTGAACACCATGATAGCCAAAGAGCGCAAAAAAATAGAGCGTAAAGGTAAAGAGGCCTTCTCGTTTCGACAAAAAATCCTTTCCCTTATATGGAATCCTGATAACAAGGATAGCCTAGATGAAATCGCTGAGCTGCATCCAGAGTTGTTAACCGCCTTTCCTCTCATAACAAAATTTAATGAATTGGTACATTCGTTCAGAGAGCTAGTAAAGTCAAAAAAGGATCAACAGCTGCCGGCATGGATTGAAAGACAGAAGAGTATCGAAGATAAATTTATCCGTTCGTTCATCAATGGAATCTGCCAGGATCTTGATGCCGTCACACTTGGAATTCGGGAACTATGGAGCAACGGTCCAGTAGAAGGCCAGGTCAATCGATTGAAAACAATCAAACGGATGATGTATGGAAGAGCCGGGTTTGATGTTCTGCGAAATAGATTTCTTTATCAATGGTAA
- a CDS encoding histidine kinase: MIGLVFYYSQALNVHSTSTRGVIDLSETDFDKKGVLALNGEWEFYWNQFLEPERFPQAEDEVNYALVPSNWDRDLAGNTYHTTGFATYRLVIQNIPADTKYFGLLKGNIRNASRIFVNGEVVLTDGEVSKNIANYVSGNNSQAVYFELESSTAEIIIHASNYDFIVGGIAKPISFGTQKQLMELHQQKIMFEFSMILLVVIIGLFYLFLFLVNKEYRRKEPATLPLACSCLFYGIMSSIYSERIITVVFPALSMDGTFRFGHLISAFTVISVLFVIHRVSPLFLSERIKNFMLVFYGIFIVVILLFPLTIYSKILVFYMIFTVCFYFIIWLKVLFFYIRKNTAEINKVEHITMIISICSVYLFWFDMILYSVGLKMDMLISFLTIPVYSITFSVLLIVRYTHSYKQNEELSTQLIETFSTLDQTVKKAERSELAFLQAQIKPHFLFNTLSSIISLCYTDGKRAAEVLSNLSNYLKRSFQIDIYTDYVTIDQEIQLIKAYVDIEKVRFGDRVRMIYTIDEEILSSEIIPLVIEPLVENAIRHGVLKSKSGGEVKLTIKKQGTGIYISVKDNGKGIDDYQIRAIRAGERNLQSMSGNGISLANIYTRLQNFYQVELQFESDSTGTHVYFVVPFDHMKEETVDDSRCNSGR; encoded by the coding sequence TTGATCGGCCTAGTCTTTTATTATAGTCAAGCGTTGAACGTCCATTCGACTAGTACCCGCGGGGTGATCGATCTTTCCGAAACGGATTTTGATAAGAAAGGCGTGCTCGCTTTGAATGGCGAGTGGGAATTTTATTGGAATCAATTTTTAGAACCCGAACGTTTTCCGCAAGCAGAAGATGAAGTGAATTATGCGCTCGTCCCCAGTAATTGGGATCGGGATCTGGCAGGCAATACATATCACACTACCGGGTTTGCCACGTATCGGCTCGTTATTCAAAACATCCCGGCAGATACGAAATACTTCGGGTTGCTAAAAGGAAATATACGAAATGCCAGCCGGATTTTTGTCAACGGAGAAGTCGTGTTGACGGATGGAGAGGTTTCGAAAAATATCGCAAACTATGTATCTGGGAACAATTCCCAAGCGGTTTACTTTGAATTGGAAAGCTCGACGGCAGAAATAATTATCCATGCCTCCAATTATGACTTCATCGTCGGTGGGATTGCTAAACCAATTAGTTTTGGTACACAAAAACAACTCATGGAATTGCATCAGCAAAAGATTATGTTCGAGTTTTCTATGATTTTGCTCGTTGTCATCATCGGTCTATTTTACTTGTTCTTGTTTTTAGTGAATAAAGAATACCGTAGAAAAGAGCCAGCGACTCTTCCGCTCGCCTGTAGTTGCCTTTTTTATGGAATTATGAGCAGTATTTATAGTGAGCGGATCATTACAGTCGTTTTCCCAGCGCTCAGCATGGATGGTACATTTCGCTTTGGGCATTTGATCAGTGCGTTTACGGTCATTTCCGTACTGTTTGTCATTCATCGGGTAAGCCCGTTATTCTTGTCCGAACGGATAAAAAATTTTATGCTCGTATTTTATGGGATTTTTATAGTAGTCATTCTGTTGTTTCCTTTAACGATCTATTCAAAAATTCTCGTATTCTATATGATTTTCACGGTCTGCTTTTATTTCATCATCTGGCTCAAAGTTTTGTTTTTCTACATCCGGAAGAATACGGCAGAGATCAATAAGGTAGAACATATTACGATGATCATCTCGATCTGCAGCGTCTATTTGTTTTGGTTCGATATGATTTTGTATAGTGTAGGACTAAAAATGGACATGCTCATTTCTTTTCTGACGATACCTGTGTACAGTATTACGTTTTCGGTGTTGTTGATTGTCCGGTATACACATTCCTACAAGCAAAATGAAGAATTGTCCACCCAACTGATCGAAACATTCTCAACACTCGATCAGACAGTGAAAAAAGCCGAGAGAAGCGAGTTAGCTTTTTTGCAGGCACAAATTAAACCGCATTTCTTATTTAATACGTTAAGCAGCATTATAAGCCTATGTTATACAGACGGCAAACGGGCAGCGGAAGTACTGTCGAATCTCTCAAACTACTTAAAGAGATCTTTCCAAATTGACATCTATACCGACTACGTCACAATTGATCAAGAAATACAACTGATTAAGGCATATGTGGATATTGAAAAAGTACGTTTCGGTGATCGGGTTCGCATGATCTATACTATCGATGAAGAAATTCTTTCGTCAGAAATCATTCCATTAGTCATTGAGCCTCTCGTAGAAAATGCGATTAGACATGGTGTGCTGAAAAGCAAAAGTGGCGGTGAAGTGAAGCTGACGATAAAAAAGCAAGGAACCGGGATATATATCAGTGTGAAAGATAACGGAAAAGGGATTGATGACTATCAAATACGGGCGATCCGAGCTGGCGAAAGAAATCTTCAATCGATGTCTGGCAACGGAATCAGCCTGGCAAATATTTATACGAGACTGCAAAACTTTTACCAAGTGGAACTGCAATTTGAATCAGATTCTACAGGTACGCACGTTTATTTTGTCGTACCTTTCGATCATATGAAGGAGGAGACTGTTGATGATTCGCGCTGTAATAGTGGACGATGA
- a CDS encoding IclR family transcriptional regulator, translating to MIQSIDRAMAIINVLSNPKKTKWLPAELAECASLPISTVYRLLQSLESHALVSLNAETKQYELGYKWVEIGLQKYEKLDVRTVARPSLEKLAADVRETVYLNVPNKTVSIIIDRIDSPRSIRIIDGIGERIPMHLGAANKVMLANLSPKESATILEQLVEVEEQEELKKQLRLIKRKGFSISRGEKTAGTVAVAAPIFDFEGRVLAAVSVEAIESQVTDEQEDLFIEKVVEVAEKISNEMGSHE from the coding sequence ATGATTCAATCGATTGATCGGGCAATGGCGATTATAAATGTACTGTCGAATCCAAAGAAGACGAAATGGTTGCCCGCGGAGTTGGCGGAGTGTGCCAGTTTGCCAATTAGCACAGTGTATCGACTGCTACAATCGCTCGAGTCGCACGCCCTCGTTTCCCTCAATGCCGAGACGAAACAATATGAGCTTGGTTATAAATGGGTAGAAATTGGTTTGCAGAAATATGAAAAGTTGGATGTCCGCACTGTAGCTCGCCCGAGTCTAGAGAAGCTGGCGGCAGATGTGCGTGAGACAGTTTATTTGAATGTTCCGAACAAAACGGTCTCTATTATTATTGATCGCATCGACAGCCCGCGAAGCATTCGGATCATTGATGGGATTGGAGAGCGTATTCCTATGCATCTAGGAGCAGCGAATAAAGTGATGCTCGCAAATCTCTCTCCAAAAGAGTCGGCTACTATACTAGAGCAGTTAGTAGAAGTAGAAGAGCAAGAGGAACTAAAAAAACAACTGCGACTCATTAAAAGAAAAGGATTTTCGATTAGCCGCGGAGAGAAAACTGCAGGCACGGTCGCCGTCGCTGCGCCTATATTTGACTTTGAAGGCCGCGTGCTTGCCGCTGTGAGTGTAGAGGCAATTGAAAGTCAAGTGACCGATGAGCAGGAAGATTTGTTTATTGAAAAAGTAGTGGAAGTCGCTGAGAAGATTTCAAATGAGATGGGTAGTCACGAGTAA
- a CDS encoding transposase family protein, producing the protein MLSYVDNPIGQPDAHVKVIHQEQTNQNLFIILEVNSSSATCPTCRKASSRPHSRYCRRVNDLPFSNLAVQLQIIVRKWFCDNSECESRIFTERLSWLKPYQRRTERLEHALEKIALSTNCLTAEKVCRALYIPVSHDTLLRKVKKLSYEPGHSPFRRY; encoded by the coding sequence ATGCTGTCTTATGTTGATAATCCTATTGGTCAGCCTGATGCTCATGTGAAAGTAATTCATCAAGAGCAGACAAATCAAAATCTATTTATAATCCTTGAAGTTAATTCGAGTTCAGCCACGTGTCCCACATGCCGAAAAGCTTCAAGCCGCCCGCATAGCCGCTATTGCCGGCGGGTAAACGACCTTCCGTTTTCCAATCTAGCGGTTCAGTTGCAGATCATAGTCCGCAAATGGTTCTGCGACAATTCCGAATGTGAATCCCGTATTTTTACCGAGCGTCTTTCTTGGCTGAAGCCTTATCAAAGAAGAACTGAACGTCTGGAACATGCGCTTGAAAAGATTGCCCTTTCTACCAACTGCCTGACAGCCGAGAAAGTCTGCAGAGCCCTTTATATTCCTGTCAGCCACGATACACTTCTCAGAAAGGTAAAGAAACTTTCTTATGAACCAGGACACTCTCCCTTTCGTCGGTATTGA
- a CDS encoding leucine-rich repeat protein → MLTTGDMSPITVTGLTPGTAYTFKVMATNATGDSVLSQATTAVTPIAAYETSENSDGTVTLTAYNDTKKEIVIPNEINGKVVSKIGDNVFKDKGLTSVQLPEQLSNIGENAFSGNELTNVVIHRTGKAIYIGKHAFSNNKITQVTLPLGVVEIEDYAFSGNALPTVQIPSSLGTIGESAFSHNEMTSLKIPISLSTIGKSAFSHNKITNLIVPPYTVIRESAFSYNELTNVTFHIRVARIAEDVFSHNKLTTVAIPENIQIIGSNAFSSNQIEHVSFEGSPTIGANAFKQDATVFPEFVGWYTDASLSNEWNGISIVSGEKLYAKRKPNEPTDVKAVAGVAKATVSFTGPTHTDGNVVTGYKVKVFEGGQEVVGLETTGLASPITVNKLKPRKSYTFKVLATNKAGDSKESELSEHVVPRAPYVPTVPDNPAPQPTTEIIPLPADAGSVVTTATITRTTDPAGKKKDEIHFSPKHADEIVPNLKESGNEWARIVIPDTNDEVSELDISFHPDAMKTFRGSGVGLEVVTENARLIVPTESIANVTEHLYFRVLPIKDEKQKKEIEERAKQEEVVKSVAGNLRVEVASRPMMIETNMPNQPVDIILPLKGLMIPTDAKEREKFFNKLGVFIEHSDGEKVFVKGEVVLYKEGEFGLKFTVEKFSTFTIIQMEEGWKVPTINDQYTGQTTVLEQLVPIDKVWTITFNQAANPKTVNASTVYIYDEKGKKIDIESQLTNQNRSITITPVAPYAPDTSYYVYLEGSIESSRGKALGNPLRYVFKTKEIENLKN, encoded by the coding sequence TTGCTGACAACTGGTGATATGTCGCCGATTACAGTAACTGGTTTAACGCCAGGTACAGCATATACATTCAAAGTTATGGCAACGAATGCAACGGGCGACAGCGTACTTTCTCAAGCAACAACTGCAGTTACACCAATTGCAGCATATGAAACTAGTGAAAATTCAGATGGCACAGTAACTCTTACCGCATATAACGACACGAAGAAAGAAATTGTCATTCCTAATGAAATCAATGGTAAGGTCGTATCAAAAATTGGAGATAATGTGTTCAAAGATAAAGGGCTAACGAGTGTACAACTTCCCGAGCAACTATCGAACATTGGAGAAAATGCATTCTCAGGAAATGAATTAACAAACGTGGTCATCCATAGAACTGGAAAGGCAATTTATATAGGTAAGCATGCATTTAGTAATAATAAAATTACACAAGTCACTTTGCCGTTAGGTGTCGTGGAGATAGAGGACTATGCATTCTCAGGAAATGCACTACCGACTGTACAAATTCCAAGTAGTCTTGGGACGATTGGTGAGAGTGCCTTTAGTCATAATGAGATGACTAGCTTAAAAATACCTATTAGTTTGAGTACGATAGGAAAGAGTGCTTTCAGTCACAATAAAATCACGAATCTGATAGTTCCACCTTATACTGTGATCAGGGAAAGTGCGTTTAGCTATAACGAACTAACTAATGTAACATTTCATATAAGAGTAGCGAGAATAGCAGAAGATGTATTTAGTCATAATAAACTTACGACTGTAGCGATTCCTGAAAATATTCAAATAATCGGTTCAAATGCATTTTCTTCTAATCAAATCGAACATGTTTCATTCGAAGGTTCACCCACTATTGGAGCGAATGCTTTCAAACAAGACGCGACGGTATTTCCAGAATTCGTGGGATGGTATACGGATGCATCATTAAGCAATGAATGGAATGGAATATCTATTGTGAGCGGAGAGAAACTATACGCGAAGCGCAAGCCGAATGAACCGACAGATGTCAAAGCGGTAGCAGGAGTAGCTAAAGCGACTGTGTCATTTACAGGACCGACACATACAGATGGGAATGTAGTGACTGGATACAAAGTGAAAGTGTTTGAAGGTGGACAAGAAGTGGTTGGGCTAGAAACAACGGGTCTTGCGTCACCAATTACTGTAAATAAACTAAAACCTAGAAAATCTTACACGTTTAAAGTACTTGCGACGAACAAAGCGGGTGATAGTAAGGAATCGGAGTTGTCGGAACATGTCGTCCCGCGTGCGCCATATGTCCCGACAGTTCCAGATAATCCTGCACCACAACCAACAACTGAAATAATTCCATTGCCTGCTGATGCCGGTTCCGTTGTTACAACCGCAACCATTACACGTACAACCGATCCAGCAGGTAAGAAAAAAGACGAAATCCATTTTTCACCGAAGCATGCTGATGAAATCGTTCCGAACCTAAAAGAATCAGGAAACGAGTGGGCACGTATCGTGATTCCTGATACGAATGATGAAGTGTCTGAACTAGATATATCATTCCATCCAGACGCTATGAAGACATTCCGAGGAAGTGGAGTCGGTCTTGAAGTTGTCACGGAAAATGCAAGGCTGATCGTCCCGACAGAGTCAATTGCAAACGTAACTGAACATCTGTATTTCCGTGTACTGCCAATCAAAGATGAGAAACAAAAGAAAGAAATAGAAGAACGTGCGAAACAAGAAGAAGTTGTCAAAAGTGTGGCGGGCAATCTGCGCGTTGAAGTAGCGAGTCGTCCGATGATGATTGAAACGAATATGCCGAATCAACCAGTAGATATCATTCTTCCGCTAAAAGGTCTAATGATTCCTACAGATGCAAAAGAACGAGAAAAATTCTTTAACAAACTTGGCGTGTTTATCGAACATAGTGATGGGGAAAAGGTATTTGTCAAAGGAGAAGTTGTTCTGTACAAAGAGGGAGAGTTCGGTCTTAAATTCACCGTCGAGAAATTTAGTACGTTTACGATTATTCAAATGGAAGAAGGATGGAAAGTACCTACCATCAATGATCAGTATACCGGTCAGACAACTGTGCTCGAACAGCTAGTGCCGATCGATAAAGTATGGACCATTACGTTCAACCAAGCGGCGAATCCCAAAACGGTCAATGCGTCGACTGTCTATATATATGATGAAAAAGGTAAGAAAATCGACATAGAAAGTCAACTGACGAATCAAAACCGCTCGATTACTATTACTCCTGTAGCGCCTTATGCACCGGACACATCATATTATGTATACTTGGAAGGAAGCATCGAATCGTCTAGGGGGAAGGCACTTGGTAACCCATTGCGTTACGTATTTAAAACAAAGGAAATCGAAAATCTAAAGAACTGA
- a CDS encoding leucine-rich repeat domain-containing protein: MNKFMTILLILLLVFSNMPSVGAMPIEPRFDTTELSDGTLMITKYNGTETEVDIPSELGGRLITNIGSAAFYSRNLTRITIPDSVKFIGSSAFGSNSLTTVHIPEGVRTIGPYAFYSNKLTEVSIPDNVTSIEERAFQMNQLTNVELLGNDLIIGDFAFANNKLTSISIANGVKKIGESAFRYNRLTSIEIPGSVETIGQFAFSGSFNGLENELTDVKIQNGVKSIGSNAFFIGSLTSVTIPESVENLDSSAFAYHLLEEVTFEGNPTIGSYGLDQAGPRYKEFKGWYTDEEFTSEWNGTSVPEGKKLYGKRLPAPPQEVSAVKGLEEATVSFTGPTHMGGNAVTNYSVKVYIDGIEQIDGSYAILVNNY; this comes from the coding sequence ATGAATAAATTCATGACAATATTATTGATTTTGTTGCTTGTATTTTCCAATATGCCGTCAGTCGGTGCGATGCCTATAGAACCACGATTCGATACTACAGAACTATCGGACGGGACATTAATGATTACAAAATACAACGGCACAGAAACGGAAGTGGATATTCCCAGTGAATTAGGAGGGAGGCTCATTACGAATATCGGAAGCGCTGCGTTCTATTCCAGAAATTTGACACGTATTACAATCCCAGACAGTGTGAAATTCATCGGAAGTAGTGCTTTTGGTAGCAATTCATTAACGACTGTTCATATTCCCGAAGGAGTACGAACGATAGGACCATACGCATTCTACTCCAATAAACTAACAGAAGTTTCAATTCCAGATAATGTCACTTCCATAGAAGAGAGAGCCTTTCAAATGAATCAACTAACAAACGTAGAATTACTAGGAAATGACCTTATAATAGGAGATTTTGCATTTGCTAATAATAAATTAACGAGCATTTCTATTGCAAATGGAGTAAAAAAAATAGGTGAAAGTGCCTTTCGTTACAACCGCTTAACGAGTATAGAAATTCCAGGAAGTGTAGAGACAATCGGACAATTTGCTTTTAGTGGGAGCTTCAATGGATTAGAAAATGAGTTAACGGATGTGAAGATTCAGAACGGTGTTAAAAGTATCGGATCTAATGCTTTCTTTATAGGTAGTTTGACTAGCGTTACTATTCCGGAAAGTGTAGAGAATTTAGATAGTTCTGCTTTTGCCTATCATCTCTTAGAGGAAGTTACATTTGAAGGAAATCCAACAATCGGAAGCTACGGACTGGATCAGGCTGGACCACGTTATAAAGAATTCAAAGGCTGGTACACAGACGAAGAATTCACTTCGGAATGGAACGGAACTTCAGTACCTGAAGGAAAGAAACTTTACGGTAAAAGACTGCCTGCTCCGCCACAAGAAGTAAGTGCTGTGAAGGGGCTGGAAGAAGCGACCGTTTCATTCACAGGTCCAACGCATATGGGCGGGAATGCAGTGACGAATTATTCCGTAAAAGTATATATCGACGGAATCGAACAAATAGACGGCTCTTACGCAATCTTGGTGAACAATTACTAG
- a CDS encoding M20/M25/M40 family metallo-hydrolase, with the protein MYEQLKNLQTQEQVEAITRHLVGLNSINGTLGEVRIVQEIYRILSTFPYFQQHPENLWLQKIPNDPIGRQNVFAFVNGMRPSPQTILYHSHIDTVAVEDFGALKEHAFSPDELENFFCTYDNDPELQAEAQSGDWMFGRGSVDMKSGAAVHIANILYFSEHREQLEGNVLLLCNGDEESEHRGMVGALNELNRIQHEYGIHFITAINTDFITPLYDNDPNRYIYTGAAGKILPCFHIYGREVHVGDTLSGIDPNFISAKLTERIHNQYKLAEKIPGEMVLPPTVLKQRDMKELYTVQTAISSHLYFNCFIYEDSVATILEKFMHEAKEACLEAEAYLEAQFEEYIQVTGLPTRDLSWKVDVTTYEEYVAYLTSRGIDTRAIIEEVLAGTQIEDLRDLSFEIVSALQAADPEKKARVILFFAPPFLPHNYLRADDGHDRHIQSIVSSVLTEVSEATGESFELKKFFPYLADGSFLSLHEKKEELDPLTNNLPEWGRLYDIPFDTIKKLNIPSVNMGVYGKDGHKWTERVYKPYSFGVLPELIRKTTVRMLEEQESHHMPKIG; encoded by the coding sequence ATGTATGAACAGCTAAAGAATTTACAAACACAAGAACAAGTAGAGGCTATCACTCGCCATCTTGTCGGACTAAACAGCATCAACGGTACGCTCGGAGAAGTACGTATCGTACAAGAGATTTATAGAATTCTTTCTACATTCCCTTATTTCCAACAACATCCCGAAAACCTATGGCTCCAAAAAATTCCGAATGATCCGATCGGCCGCCAAAATGTATTCGCTTTCGTAAATGGAATGCGCCCATCTCCGCAAACTATTTTATATCATTCACATATTGATACAGTAGCGGTAGAAGACTTTGGTGCATTAAAAGAACATGCCTTTTCACCTGATGAACTCGAAAACTTTTTCTGTACGTATGACAATGACCCCGAACTACAAGCTGAAGCGCAGTCAGGTGACTGGATGTTCGGTCGCGGTTCAGTCGATATGAAGAGTGGGGCTGCTGTCCACATCGCAAACATCTTGTACTTTTCAGAACACCGCGAACAATTGGAAGGAAACGTCTTGCTACTATGTAATGGTGATGAAGAAAGTGAACATCGTGGAATGGTCGGGGCGCTTAACGAACTCAATCGCATCCAGCACGAATACGGAATCCACTTCATCACAGCGATCAATACAGACTTCATCACACCACTATATGACAACGATCCAAATCGCTATATATATACTGGTGCTGCAGGCAAGATTCTACCATGCTTCCATATTTATGGCCGTGAAGTACATGTTGGAGACACATTGTCTGGAATCGACCCGAACTTTATTTCCGCAAAACTGACAGAACGTATCCACAATCAGTACAAGCTTGCGGAGAAAATTCCAGGCGAAATGGTGTTGCCGCCAACTGTCTTGAAACAGCGCGATATGAAAGAACTGTATACGGTTCAAACTGCTATTTCGAGTCATTTATACTTTAACTGTTTCATCTATGAAGACTCCGTTGCGACGATCTTGGAAAAATTCATGCACGAAGCGAAGGAAGCTTGTTTAGAAGCAGAAGCTTATTTGGAAGCACAATTTGAAGAATACATTCAAGTAACAGGTCTTCCAACACGTGATTTATCATGGAAAGTTGACGTCACTACGTATGAAGAGTACGTCGCGTATTTGACGAGCAGAGGTATCGACACACGGGCGATCATTGAAGAGGTTCTTGCTGGAACACAAATAGAAGACTTGCGCGACTTGTCTTTCGAGATAGTCAGCGCATTGCAAGCAGCGGATCCTGAGAAGAAAGCTAGAGTCATTTTATTCTTTGCCCCACCGTTCCTTCCACATAATTATTTGCGAGCGGATGACGGTCACGATCGACATATTCAGTCAATCGTATCTAGCGTTCTGACAGAAGTAAGTGAAGCTACAGGTGAAAGCTTTGAGTTAAAAAAATTCTTTCCTTATCTTGCAGATGGCAGTTTTTTATCATTGCATGAAAAGAAAGAAGAACTGGATCCGTTGACGAACAACTTGCCGGAATGGGGCCGTCTATACGATATTCCTTTTGATACGATTAAAAAGCTAAACATTCCATCTGTCAACATGGGTGTCTACGGTAAAGACGGACATAAGTGGACAGAGCGTGTGTACAAGCCATATTCGTTCGGCGTGTTGCCGGAATTGATTCGCAAGACGACAGTTCGCATGTTGGAAGAGCAAGAAAGCCATCATATGCCGAAGATTGGTTAA
- a CDS encoding response regulator: protein MIRAVIVDDEILVLNYLERIVGETDGIQVVGTFTDPEEALVKVPELAPDVLFLDVDMPEMNGIELATALMKEECNEEMAIVFVTAYEQYAIHAFELNAIHYILKPVDPQSIEEVVKRMYKKRKVEKKEGNKKSEICLFGPVHLRVNNQPTEILTAKIEELFALLIMHREKGISKWQIIDILWEDSSLEKSQQNLYTTIYRLKKLLRDAGIHVDLTKKNGMYKITMPDVYCDVIEFDKFFDEKLEINEDNLEAFEHTISLYQGDLFEGKGYIWCIHTIESYYRQYIALVKKVITYYRNHNYENELNKLLHAVKPIVREEDIETL from the coding sequence ATGATTCGCGCTGTAATAGTGGACGATGAAATACTAGTCTTGAATTATTTGGAAAGAATTGTAGGAGAAACTGATGGTATACAAGTAGTTGGTACATTCACAGACCCTGAAGAAGCGCTAGTCAAAGTACCGGAACTTGCGCCGGATGTCCTGTTTTTGGACGTCGATATGCCTGAAATGAATGGGATTGAACTGGCGACAGCACTAATGAAAGAAGAGTGCAATGAAGAGATGGCCATTGTTTTTGTAACAGCTTATGAACAATATGCTATTCATGCGTTCGAATTAAATGCGATTCACTATATTTTGAAGCCAGTAGATCCCCAATCGATAGAAGAAGTAGTGAAAAGAATGTATAAGAAAAGAAAGGTAGAGAAAAAGGAAGGCAATAAAAAAAGTGAAATCTGCTTGTTTGGCCCTGTCCATTTGCGTGTTAACAATCAACCAACGGAAATTCTGACAGCAAAAATTGAAGAACTTTTTGCTTTATTAATTATGCATCGCGAAAAGGGGATCAGCAAATGGCAGATCATTGATATACTGTGGGAAGATTCATCTTTAGAAAAGTCGCAACAAAATTTGTATACGACTATTTATCGTCTAAAAAAGTTGTTGCGAGATGCGGGCATACACGTTGATCTAACGAAGAAAAATGGTATGTACAAAATCACCATGCCAGACGTTTACTGTGATGTCATAGAGTTTGATAAGTTCTTCGATGAAAAACTCGAAATCAATGAGGACAACTTGGAGGCATTTGAACACACCATCTCTCTTTATCAAGGAGACTTGTTTGAAGGAAAAGGATACATTTGGTGCATCCACACGATAGAAAGCTATTATCGTCAATACATCGCACTCGTTAAAAAAGTGATTACTTACTATCGAAATCATAATTATGAGAATGAACTAAATAAATTATTGCATGCCGTGAAACCAATCGTAAGAGAAGAAGATATAGAAACGTTATGA